From a region of the Hypanus sabinus isolate sHypSab1 chromosome 2, sHypSab1.hap1, whole genome shotgun sequence genome:
- the LOC132405066 gene encoding eotaxin-like isoform X1, with protein MKQFLVVLIGLSILNIALSGAPTRVLTSCCKRYSKKVPSIDKIQRFEIQSNGGRCKINAVIFTVGSRRICADPKRKKVINTLKQLPEKEQKMKMMLIVWD; from the exons ATGAAGCAGTTTCTTGTAGTGTTGATTGGTCTCAGCATACTCAACATTGCTTTGTCAGGAG CTCCTACTCGTGTACTGACCAGCTGTTGCAAGAGGTATTCAAAGAAAGTCCCCTCCATCGACAAAATCCAAAgatttgaaatccagagcaatggagGCCGTTGCAAGATTAATGCTGTAAT attCACAGTTGGGTCCAGGCGTATCTGTGCAGATCCAAAAAGGAAAAAGGTCATTAATACTTTGAAACAACTCCCAGAAAAGGAACAGAAGATGAAAATGATGTTGATTGTCTGGGATTAA
- the LOC132405066 gene encoding eotaxin-like isoform X2 gives MDKAAPTRVLTSCCKRYSKKVPSIDKIQRFEIQSNGGRCKINAVIFTVGSRRICADPKRKKVINTLKQLPEKEQKMKMMLIVWD, from the exons CTCCTACTCGTGTACTGACCAGCTGTTGCAAGAGGTATTCAAAGAAAGTCCCCTCCATCGACAAAATCCAAAgatttgaaatccagagcaatggagGCCGTTGCAAGATTAATGCTGTAAT attCACAGTTGGGTCCAGGCGTATCTGTGCAGATCCAAAAAGGAAAAAGGTCATTAATACTTTGAAACAACTCCCAGAAAAGGAACAGAAGATGAAAATGATGTTGATTGTCTGGGATTAA